In Deinococcus aestuarii, the following proteins share a genomic window:
- a CDS encoding MBL fold metallo-hydrolase RNA specificity domain-containing protein: MHLRSLGAALTVTGSAHLLHMGGERVLIDCGLFQGEGALEARNREDFGFDPRDLAAVMLTHAHLDHVGRLPLLVRRGYRGPVYCTPPTAALAETVLLDAARLQVEASRQEVRRARREGGEPGGEGPLYDEDDVHRALALLRPTLHFGQSVQIGPLRVTPQRAGHILGSAYLLIEAGGERLIMTGDLGHRGGGLQPDFAPPPPADAVVIETTYAGHLHRPRAATLAEFAGALRQSVRAGGKILIPSFAIERTQVILHTLRGLMESGEVPRVPVFLDSPMAARATGVYFRFGDELTPPLREAITRGEDPFRPSTLHVVLTGDESRRLNRYDGPAIILAGNGMMTGGRVQHHLRHHLWKPGTSLVVVSYQPPGTLGGRLVAGAPTVPLLGEEVPVRARLHTLGGFSAHADRADLLAFLGTTGTPRVWLVHGEPHVMEAFVPVLAGHGLTGNLMPDGKEVDLLATTFPGGRPPGVNTGGGAVREGVGE, encoded by the coding sequence ATGCACCTTCGGAGTCTGGGGGCGGCCCTGACCGTCACGGGGAGCGCGCACCTCCTGCACATGGGCGGCGAGCGGGTGCTGATCGACTGCGGCCTCTTTCAGGGCGAGGGGGCCCTCGAAGCCCGCAACCGCGAGGACTTCGGCTTCGACCCGCGTGACCTCGCGGCCGTGATGCTGACCCACGCGCACCTCGACCACGTGGGGCGCCTGCCCCTGCTCGTGCGCCGGGGCTACCGGGGGCCTGTGTACTGCACTCCGCCGACGGCGGCGCTCGCCGAGACCGTCTTGCTCGACGCCGCCCGCCTCCAGGTCGAGGCCTCCCGCCAGGAGGTGCGCCGCGCCCGCCGGGAGGGGGGGGAGCCGGGGGGAGAAGGGCCCCTCTACGACGAGGACGACGTTCACCGCGCGCTGGCCCTGCTGCGCCCCACCCTGCACTTCGGGCAAAGCGTCCAGATCGGCCCGCTGAGGGTGACGCCGCAGCGGGCCGGGCACATCCTGGGAAGCGCGTACCTGTTGATCGAGGCGGGGGGCGAGCGGCTGATCATGACGGGCGACCTCGGCCACCGGGGGGGCGGGCTGCAACCCGACTTCGCGCCGCCGCCCCCCGCCGACGCGGTGGTGATCGAGACGACCTACGCGGGGCACCTCCACCGCCCCCGGGCCGCGACCCTCGCCGAGTTCGCGGGGGCCCTGCGCCAGAGCGTCCGCGCGGGTGGCAAGATCCTGATTCCCAGCTTCGCCATCGAGCGCACTCAGGTGATCCTCCACACCCTGCGCGGGCTGATGGAGTCCGGCGAGGTGCCCCGCGTCCCGGTCTTCCTCGACTCGCCGATGGCGGCCCGCGCCACCGGGGTCTACTTCCGCTTCGGCGACGAACTCACCCCACCCCTGCGTGAGGCCATCACACGGGGAGAGGACCCCTTCCGCCCCTCGACCCTGCACGTCGTCCTCACCGGGGACGAGTCGAGGCGGCTGAACCGCTACGACGGCCCGGCGATTATCCTGGCGGGCAACGGCATGATGACGGGGGGCCGCGTCCAGCACCACCTCCGCCACCACCTCTGGAAGCCCGGCACCAGCCTCGTCGTCGTGAGCTACCAGCCCCCCGGCACCCTGGGGGGTCGCCTGGTGGCGGGGGCCCCCACCGTCCCCCTCCTCGGCGAGGAAGTGCCCGTGCGCGCCCGCCTCCACACCCTCGGCGGCTTCAGCGCCCACGCCGACCGCGCCGATCTCCTCGCCTTCCTGGGTACCACCGGCACCCCCCGCGTCTGGCTCGTCCACGGCGAGCCCCACGTCATGGAGGCCTTCGTGCCCGTCCTCGCGGGCCACGGCCTGACCGGAAACCTGATGCCGGATGGCAAGGAGGTGGACCTCCTCGCCACCACCTTTCCGGGAGGCCGTCCCCCGGGTGTGAACACGGGCGGGGGAGCGGTGCGGGAGGGCGTGGGGGAGTAG
- a CDS encoding carbohydrate kinase family protein, giving the protein MPPTSPPPRVLVIGGANVDIKARTLAPAVPGTSNPGRTTQAPGGVARNVAENLARLGVSPTLIAAVGRDLLGEALLRETAAAGVDVGAILRTDGPTGTYTAVLDHGGELLIAVAAMDATDALTPAVLDARRDLLRHAAWVVADGNLRAETLTHLLGLAHGAAVPVIFEPVSVPKAARLSVALAAGLAPHTVTPNVAELGALVGRPVPDTPDALHVAAAELRGRGVHTVWVRRGGRGSLLLTPGETHALPALPARVADVTGAGDAMLAAFLAARLAGSSPAAAARHGHAAAALTVESDQTVSPLLSPAAIRARLGSAGGQ; this is encoded by the coding sequence ATGCCCCCCACGTCCCCGCCCCCCCGCGTCCTCGTCATCGGCGGCGCGAACGTGGACATCAAGGCCCGCACCCTCGCCCCCGCCGTGCCCGGCACGAGCAACCCCGGCCGGACGACCCAGGCCCCCGGCGGCGTGGCCCGCAACGTGGCTGAGAACCTCGCCCGGTTGGGGGTGAGCCCCACCCTGATCGCGGCGGTCGGACGCGACCTCCTCGGGGAAGCCCTGCTGCGCGAGACGGCGGCGGCGGGCGTGGACGTGGGCGCCATCCTCCGCACGGACGGGCCGACCGGAACGTACACGGCGGTTCTCGACCACGGCGGCGAACTGCTGATCGCCGTGGCGGCGATGGACGCGACGGACGCCCTCACCCCCGCCGTTCTCGACGCGCGCCGCGACCTCCTGCGTCACGCGGCCTGGGTCGTCGCCGACGGAAACCTCCGTGCCGAGACGCTGACCCACCTGCTCGGGCTGGCCCACGGGGCGGCCGTTCCCGTCATCTTCGAGCCCGTCAGCGTGCCCAAGGCGGCGAGGCTGTCGGTGGCCCTCGCGGCGGGGCTGGCCCCCCACACCGTGACCCCCAACGTGGCGGAACTCGGCGCCCTGGTGGGCCGCCCGGTGCCCGACACGCCGGACGCCCTTCACGTGGCGGCGGCCGAGCTGCGCGGGCGGGGCGTCCACACCGTCTGGGTGCGGCGCGGCGGGCGGGGGAGCCTGCTCCTGACCCCCGGCGAAACGCACGCCCTCCCCGCCCTGCCCGCCCGCGTGGCCGACGTGACGGGCGCGGGAGACGCCATGCTCGCCGCCTTCCTCGCCGCCCGGCTCGCCGGGTCTTCTCCCGCCGCGGCCGCCCGCCACGGGCACGCCGCGGCCGCCCTCACGGTCGAGAGCGACCAGACGGTCTCGCCCCTCCTGAGCCCGGCGGCCATCCGGGCGCGGCTGGGCTCCGCCGGCGGACAATAG
- a CDS encoding pseudouridine-5'-phosphate glycosidase → MSTPLPIRPEVARLMDLHPEVAAALASGGPVVALESTIISHGMPFPQNVEMARGVEAVVREHGATPATVAVLGGRLKVGLTPGELHLLATDKGVQKISTRDLPVTVALGGHGATTVASTMRIASLAGIRVFATGGTGGVHRGAGQSMDVSADLTELARTDVCVVSAGVKSILDIGLTLEVLETQGVPAITLGSEEFPAFYSRSSGFPSPLTVQTEAEAARVLHAKWSLGLTGGVLLANPIPGEAEISAAEITPQIERALADMAALGLSGKETTPYLLGRMVEITGGRSLEANIALVRHNAAVAARVAVEYARLPG, encoded by the coding sequence ATGTCCACCCCCCTCCCCATCCGCCCCGAAGTCGCCCGCCTGATGGACCTCCACCCCGAGGTCGCCGCCGCCCTCGCCTCCGGGGGTCCGGTCGTCGCGCTGGAGAGCACAATCATCAGCCACGGGATGCCCTTTCCGCAGAACGTCGAGATGGCGCGCGGCGTGGAGGCCGTGGTGCGCGAGCACGGCGCCACGCCCGCCACGGTCGCCGTGCTCGGCGGGCGCCTGAAGGTGGGCCTGACCCCGGGCGAGCTGCACCTCCTCGCCACCGACAAGGGCGTCCAGAAGATCAGCACCCGCGACCTGCCCGTGACGGTGGCGCTCGGCGGCCACGGGGCGACCACGGTCGCGTCCACCATGCGGATCGCCTCGCTGGCGGGCATCCGGGTCTTCGCCACGGGCGGCACGGGGGGCGTGCACCGGGGCGCGGGGCAGAGCATGGACGTCAGCGCCGACCTCACCGAACTCGCCCGCACCGACGTGTGCGTGGTGAGCGCCGGGGTCAAGAGCATCCTCGACATCGGCCTGACGCTGGAGGTGCTGGAGACCCAGGGCGTGCCCGCGATCACGCTGGGATCGGAGGAATTCCCCGCCTTCTACTCCCGGTCGAGCGGCTTTCCCTCGCCGCTGACGGTTCAAACGGAGGCAGAGGCGGCCCGTGTGCTGCACGCCAAGTGGTCCCTGGGCCTGACGGGCGGCGTCCTCCTCGCCAACCCCATCCCGGGGGAGGCCGAGATTTCCGCCGCCGAGATCACCCCGCAGATCGAGCGGGCGCTGGCCGACATGGCCGCGCTCGGGCTGAGCGGCAAGGAGACGACGCCCTACCTGCTGGGCCGGATGGTGGAGATCACGGGCGGGCGCAGCCTGGAGGCGAACATCGCCCTCGTGCGCCACAACGCGGCGGTGGCCGCGAGGGTCGCGGTGGAGTACGCGCGCTTACCGGGCTGA
- a CDS encoding HpcH/HpaI aldolase/citrate lyase family protein: protein MSVKPLRSVLYVPGDKPRAVEKARTLDADAVILDLEDAVAPEGKSAARENVRAALGWHWSCPVLVRVNGLGTPWEHDDREMALTAGAAGLVLPKVEDARTLRNLHLGLPLWAMVETPLGVLRAAEIAAVPGVAGLIVGANDLAHALRTRSHPDRLPLLHALSAVVLAARAHGKVPLDVVYNDVRDPEGFARECEQGRTLGFAGKTVIHPGQIAPANLAFGVTAAEAEEARALLAAWEEARQGGKSVTTFRGALIEQMHVDGARERLEAWEGARAPTPADPA from the coding sequence GTGAGCGTTAAACCCCTGCGCTCGGTGCTCTACGTGCCGGGCGACAAGCCGCGCGCCGTCGAGAAGGCCCGCACGCTGGACGCGGACGCCGTGATCCTCGACCTGGAAGATGCGGTCGCCCCCGAGGGCAAGAGCGCGGCGCGGGAGAACGTGCGCGCGGCGCTGGGCTGGCACTGGTCCTGCCCGGTCCTCGTGCGGGTGAACGGGCTGGGCACCCCCTGGGAACACGACGACCGGGAGATGGCGCTCACGGCGGGGGCGGCGGGCCTCGTGCTCCCCAAGGTGGAGGACGCCCGGACCCTGCGCAACCTGCACCTCGGCCTCCCCCTCTGGGCGATGGTCGAGACGCCGCTCGGGGTCCTGCGCGCCGCCGAGATCGCCGCCGTGCCGGGGGTGGCGGGGCTGATCGTGGGTGCCAACGACCTCGCCCACGCCCTGCGGACGCGCTCCCACCCCGACCGCCTGCCCCTCCTTCACGCCCTGTCGGCGGTGGTGCTGGCCGCCCGCGCGCACGGCAAAGTCCCTCTCGACGTCGTGTACAACGACGTGCGCGACCCGGAGGGCTTTGCCCGCGAGTGTGAGCAGGGCCGGACCCTGGGATTCGCCGGGAAGACGGTGATCCACCCGGGCCAGATCGCCCCAGCCAACCTCGCCTTCGGGGTGACGGCGGCGGAAGCGGAGGAGGCCCGCGCCCTGCTCGCCGCGTGGGAAGAAGCGCGGCAGGGAGGCAAGAGCGTCACCACCTTTCGCGGCGCCCTGATCGAGCAGATGCACGTGGACGGGGCGCGGGAGCGGCTGGAGGCGTGGGAGGGGGCGCGGGCCCCCACGCCCGCCGACCCCGCTTGA
- a CDS encoding VOC family protein — protein MRALETCLYVADLEAAEAFYSGVLGLRLYGKVPGRHLFYRLEGSMLLIFDPSMSAQPGDVPPHAGKPGGHACLAITREETDTWQALLEGHGLSVTRYAWGNRGESLYFEDPSGNVLELAPPGIWGLE, from the coding sequence ATGCGCGCCTTGGAGACCTGCCTGTACGTGGCCGATCTGGAGGCCGCCGAAGCCTTCTACTCGGGCGTCTTGGGACTGCGCCTGTACGGGAAGGTTCCGGGGCGCCACCTCTTCTACCGGCTGGAAGGCTCCATGCTGCTGATCTTCGACCCCTCCATGAGTGCCCAGCCCGGCGACGTGCCGCCCCACGCGGGCAAGCCGGGAGGGCACGCCTGCCTCGCCATCACGCGGGAGGAGACGGACACCTGGCAGGCTCTGCTGGAGGGGCACGGCCTGAGCGTCACCCGCTACGCCTGGGGCAATCGGGGCGAGAGCCTGTACTTCGAGGACCCTTCCGGGAACGTGCTGGAGCTGGCGCCGCCGGGCATCTGGGGGCTGGAGTGA
- a CDS encoding N-acetyltransferase, protein MNLLIRPEGPADAPAIAEVTRLAFTYNDGLRENEMIEEIRTSGRFLPNLSLVAEVGGRTVGHVIVAPADLRGEPENPDRPRRVLYLGPISVLPEFQRRGIGSDLMRAVLGAVQGRPEPMVVLWGHSDYYPRFGFRRAAEFSLHPDTPTAMIYPLRNDLSAYAGLELPA, encoded by the coding sequence CTGAACCTGCTTATTCGTCCGGAAGGCCCGGCGGACGCCCCGGCCATCGCCGAGGTGACCCGCCTAGCCTTTACTTACAACGACGGTCTCCGGGAGAACGAGATGATCGAGGAGATTCGCACCTCTGGCCGCTTCCTGCCCAACCTCTCGCTTGTGGCGGAGGTGGGGGGCCGGACAGTCGGTCACGTCATCGTCGCGCCCGCTGACCTGCGCGGCGAGCCAGAGAACCCTGACCGGCCCCGGCGGGTCCTATACCTCGGTCCCATCAGCGTCCTCCCCGAGTTCCAACGGCGCGGCATTGGGAGCGACCTGATGCGGGCGGTGCTGGGCGCTGTGCAGGGCCGCCCCGAGCCAATGGTGGTGCTGTGGGGTCATTCCGACTACTATCCACGCTTCGGGTTCCGCCGGGCGGCGGAATTCAGCTTGCACCCGGACACTCCCACCGCAATGATCTACCCACTCCGAAACGACCTGAGCGCCTATGCCGGGCTGGAGCTGCCCGCCTGA
- a CDS encoding RIO1 family regulatory kinase/ATPase — translation MSARWLEDELSDADTRPERRQKHKTKKPLGRRRLAALTAEESGEQDDTIRRLTDLGHITEVVAELKSGKEATAYVARGPRGSVLLKLYRELEARSFKRDGIYREGQVILDARAKRAMEGRSRKGLEMLQAGWVAAEYAHLWHLWQSGLNVPEPLVGPSPFEYMQTTPAVLMRLIGTEDAPAPRLSDAALTPEEARNAWNQALDGMAHLLRLGYAHGDYSTYNLLWWENTVTIIDFPQLTTRQNPKFGELLRRDAESLATSFRKHGVQQSGEATLREVQRRALGVAPTPRVVLP, via the coding sequence TTGAGTGCCCGCTGGCTCGAAGACGAACTCTCGGACGCGGACACCCGCCCGGAGAGACGCCAGAAGCACAAGACGAAAAAGCCGCTGGGTCGCCGACGTCTCGCCGCGCTGACCGCCGAGGAATCGGGCGAGCAGGACGACACCATCCGCCGCCTCACCGACCTGGGTCACATCACCGAGGTCGTCGCCGAACTCAAGAGCGGCAAGGAGGCCACGGCGTACGTGGCGCGCGGGCCCAGGGGCAGCGTCCTCCTCAAGCTCTACCGAGAGCTGGAGGCCCGGTCTTTCAAGCGCGACGGCATCTACCGAGAGGGACAGGTCATCCTCGACGCGCGGGCGAAAAGGGCGATGGAGGGCCGCTCCCGCAAGGGCCTGGAGATGCTTCAGGCGGGGTGGGTGGCCGCCGAGTACGCGCACCTGTGGCACCTGTGGCAATCGGGCCTGAACGTCCCCGAACCCCTGGTCGGCCCCAGCCCCTTCGAGTACATGCAGACCACCCCCGCCGTGCTGATGCGTCTGATCGGCACCGAGGACGCCCCCGCCCCGCGCCTGAGTGACGCGGCCCTGACCCCCGAGGAGGCCCGGAATGCCTGGAATCAGGCCCTGGACGGCATGGCGCACCTGCTGCGATTGGGCTACGCGCACGGCGACTACAGCACCTACAACCTCTTGTGGTGGGAGAACACCGTGACGATCATCGACTTTCCCCAACTGACGACCCGGCAAAACCCCAAGTTCGGGGAGTTGCTGCGCCGCGACGCCGAGAGCCTGGCGACGAGCTTTCGCAAGCACGGCGTCCAGCAGAGCGGCGAGGCCACCCTGCGCGAGGTCCAGCGGCGGGCGCTGGGCGTGGCGCCGACGCCGCGGGTGGTGCTGCCCTGA
- a CDS encoding RecQ family ATP-dependent DNA helicase has product MPRRIRLRVSPPDSAESHPVPSSPPRRIRVSAPPAEPTPPGDPPSSPVVLPPPAAPRVSLAEPPPRPAPPPPAPSPAGARRGRPTKDMQRAQRIAREVFGYDGLHDAQKEAIASVLKGRDTLAIMPTGSGKSAIYQVAALSLSGPTVVVSPLIALQRDQVEALEESAPGQAALINSTLRPAEREATLSAFEEGEVEFLFLAPEQLGNEETLARLREAEPSLFVVDEAHCVSEWGHDFRPEYLRLGVVVEALGHPTVLALTATASPPVRAEIVERLGMREPEILVRGFDRPNIRLGVRRFEDPGTKRSALLSEVIAAPKPGIVYAATRRAADELARDLTGHGVRAAAYHAGLNVETREGAQAAFMADELEVIVATTAFGMGIDKPNVRFVHHLDISGSVDAYYQEIGRAGRDGAASEATLFYTPGDLRLRRFFAGSGLIDADQVEHVLRALEDRGGPVDPEELREETGLSQTKVLTAVSRLEDVGAVEILPSGEVTATDGAQAPEVVAEAALAQAYRRAFEDSRLEMVRGYAETGGCRREFLLNYFGEASTPPCAFCDNCDSGLVRATGGGDAVPFALGSRVAHRTFGEGLVMRYEGEKITVLFDGPGYQTLALPVVLEQSLLESLGA; this is encoded by the coding sequence ATGCCCAGACGCATCCGACTCCGGGTTTCCCCGCCCGACTCCGCCGAATCCCACCCGGTGCCCTCCTCCCCGCCCCGGCGCATCCGGGTCAGCGCGCCCCCCGCCGAACCCACCCCGCCCGGGGACCCACCCTCCTCTCCCGTCGTCCTTCCCCCCCCCGCCGCGCCCCGCGTGAGCCTCGCTGAACCGCCGCCCCGCCCCGCTCCGCCCCCTCCCGCCCCGTCTCCGGCGGGCGCCCGCCGGGGCAGGCCGACCAAGGACATGCAGCGCGCCCAGCGCATCGCCCGCGAGGTCTTCGGCTACGACGGGCTCCACGACGCCCAGAAGGAGGCCATCGCGTCCGTCCTGAAGGGGCGCGACACCCTCGCCATCATGCCCACCGGGAGCGGCAAGTCGGCGATCTATCAGGTGGCGGCGCTCTCGCTGAGCGGCCCCACGGTCGTCGTCTCGCCCCTGATCGCCCTGCAACGCGATCAGGTGGAGGCGCTGGAGGAGAGTGCACCGGGTCAGGCGGCCCTGATCAACTCCACCCTGCGCCCCGCCGAGCGCGAGGCCACCCTGAGCGCCTTCGAGGAGGGGGAGGTCGAGTTCCTGTTTCTCGCGCCCGAGCAGCTCGGCAACGAGGAGACGCTCGCCCGGTTGCGGGAGGCCGAACCCTCGCTCTTCGTGGTGGACGAGGCGCACTGCGTCAGCGAGTGGGGGCACGACTTCCGGCCCGAGTACCTGCGGTTGGGCGTTGTGGTGGAGGCGCTCGGGCACCCGACCGTCCTCGCCCTGACGGCGACCGCCTCGCCCCCCGTGCGCGCCGAGATCGTGGAGCGGCTGGGGATGCGGGAGCCCGAGATTCTGGTGCGCGGCTTCGACCGCCCGAACATCCGCCTGGGGGTGAGGCGCTTCGAGGACCCGGGGACGAAACGCTCGGCCCTGCTCTCCGAGGTGATCGCCGCCCCCAAGCCGGGCATCGTCTACGCGGCGACCCGCCGGGCGGCGGACGAACTCGCCCGCGACCTCACGGGGCACGGGGTGCGGGCGGCGGCCTACCACGCCGGGCTGAACGTGGAGACGCGCGAGGGGGCGCAGGCGGCCTTCATGGCGGACGAGCTGGAGGTCATCGTGGCGACGACCGCCTTCGGCATGGGGATCGACAAGCCGAACGTGCGCTTCGTGCACCACCTCGACATCTCCGGCTCGGTGGATGCCTACTACCAGGAGATCGGGCGGGCGGGGCGTGACGGCGCGGCCTCGGAGGCCACCCTCTTCTACACGCCGGGCGACCTGCGGCTGCGCCGCTTCTTCGCGGGCAGCGGCCTGATCGACGCCGATCAGGTCGAACACGTGCTGCGCGCCCTGGAGGACCGGGGCGGCCCGGTGGACCCCGAGGAGCTGCGCGAGGAGACGGGCCTCTCGCAGACGAAGGTGCTGACCGCCGTGAGCCGACTGGAGGACGTGGGGGCCGTGGAAATCCTGCCGAGCGGGGAGGTCACGGCGACCGACGGGGCCCAGGCCCCCGAGGTGGTGGCCGAGGCCGCCCTCGCGCAGGCCTACCGCCGGGCCTTCGAGGACTCGCGCCTGGAGATGGTGCGCGGGTACGCCGAGACCGGGGGCTGCCGCCGCGAATTCCTGCTCAACTACTTCGGCGAGGCGTCCACCCCCCCCTGCGCCTTCTGCGACAACTGCGACTCGGGGCTGGTGCGGGCGACCGGGGGCGGGGACGCCGTGCCCTTCGCCCTGGGCAGCCGCGTCGCCCACCGCACCTTCGGCGAGGGCCTCGTCATGCGCTACGAGGGCGAGAAGATCACCGTTCTCTTCGACGGGCCGGGCTACCAGACGCTCGCGCTGCCCGTCGTCCTCGAACAGAGCCTGCTGGAGTCGCTCGGGGCCTGA
- a CDS encoding ABC transporter substrate-binding protein, whose product MKTAALLALLALGTASAQTTASQTAPTRTVTIGLGYIPNVQFTPFYVADKLGYFRAEGLNVRFQHGYVSELMPLLLQGKLDFIVGDPEDAIFARNQGAPVRYVMAMYQKLPVTVFSTKPLGTAADLRGKTVGLPGTFGSSYAALRAVLDDAGLQEGRDVRLASIGFTQLDAVRAGRVDAAVGFVNNEVVQLRAAGTRVYTLDVTASYPMVGSGLITTDKTLTGDLARRVVRASQRGLKFTVTDPARAFRVAQPVFGTGGGSLDVLRASVPLMQGAYTRANGLGASDPAAWTKAVAALVRQGSLPAGARATNFYTNGLVSKTVR is encoded by the coding sequence ATGAAGACCGCCGCCCTCCTCGCGCTGCTCGCCCTGGGCACCGCGTCGGCCCAGACCACGGCCTCCCAGACGGCCCCCACCCGCACGGTCACCATCGGCCTGGGGTACATCCCCAACGTGCAGTTCACGCCCTTCTACGTGGCCGACAAGCTCGGGTACTTCCGGGCGGAGGGGCTGAACGTGCGGTTCCAGCACGGCTACGTCTCCGAACTGATGCCGCTGCTGCTCCAGGGCAAGCTCGACTTCATCGTGGGCGACCCGGAGGACGCGATCTTCGCGCGCAACCAGGGCGCCCCCGTGCGCTACGTCATGGCGATGTACCAGAAGCTGCCGGTCACGGTCTTCAGCACCAAGCCGCTCGGCACCGCCGCCGACCTGAGGGGCAAGACGGTGGGCCTCCCCGGCACCTTCGGGAGCAGCTACGCCGCGCTGAGGGCCGTGCTCGACGACGCCGGGTTGCAGGAGGGGCGCGACGTGCGGCTCGCCTCCATCGGCTTCACGCAGCTCGACGCGGTGCGCGCCGGGCGGGTGGACGCCGCCGTGGGCTTCGTGAACAACGAGGTCGTGCAGCTCCGGGCGGCGGGCACGCGGGTCTACACCCTCGACGTGACGGCCTCCTACCCGATGGTGGGCTCGGGGCTGATCACCACCGACAAGACGCTGACGGGAGACCTCGCCCGGCGGGTCGTGCGGGCCAGTCAGCGCGGGCTGAAGTTCACGGTGACCGACCCCGCCCGCGCCTTCCGGGTCGCCCAGCCCGTCTTCGGCACGGGGGGCGGTTCCCTCGACGTGCTGCGCGCGAGCGTGCCCCTGATGCAGGGCGCCTACACCCGCGCCAACGGCCTGGGCGCCAGCGACCCCGCCGCCTGGACGAAGGCCGTCGCCGCCCTCGTGAGGCAGGGCAGCCTGCCCGCCGGGGCGAGGGCCACCAACTTCTACACGAACGGCCTCGTCAGCAAGACGGTGCGCTGA